A single window of Colletes latitarsis isolate SP2378_abdomen chromosome 6, iyColLati1, whole genome shotgun sequence DNA harbors:
- the Hob gene encoding bridge-like lipid transfer protein family member hobbit isoform X3, whose amino-acid sequence MTGLIVFCTICFVLYCIFTWVIPRLLAWLVKRRYKIYLRVGHISLLYFILRDVNVSKNGFTLQVEEISIRSSLFSSDVAKLLAVIMKDVRINKDVPMKIPCVTKKPKHPVDFRNKNIPPIIITFVQFMAVHVENLSLLVLGNGWLANGSAESLTLDGSVVHGARTLLASAAVMGGAMKLLRHASDACLSQVFFAGTAEATLKAQGELSVEKLYIGITQTEGSGGAGLITFFKDRSSLTATSSYSDARVDSSSDLLARLAPVIPKDFMLKVGNTSIITGREDGVVLGFEGTMKGLQINTKFQPCASQLNLTLNLDGLSVRSKLPILTLRSLLINSKVEQNVLQIATQINNLSIIYDHKDWETILCSTDHEISRPVGSITLKNKLPWLDVRVNTEFYDSSLSVKLLDVDEVSCGVAHMKCSLNTLTDTTDGWNTELVVESLYCTLNGSSTVTAETSHRWGTPLSIGVLLATTRTNAIGIAVDALVTEWSLELARFLEEAFKCCQRYRKSETMKKTRESDNVIQLNLKITNCNLFFIAENNLSVMARLDTASLEHSAKRLVAVAEGVSAITLNKNEPIICQHAQALVHPFLAIRKCKGAVASETINISLDGTNLAWSPNLHLRLLQLWLESVDFRSIIGQDASPIDVQDKQVEKQKRVVDILATGGINLSIDISPKHFLELSSDQLRWSQGEWRLNYVRATLDMADIIMIEGFELVKASENKEIRIERQSNEGFVLDWNETWVLNIESVKACFPYEHQFTDAIQNELFSIRKWLKEIHSASGGKKEKRLPRDLILKIKEWVFEVSDDPFEVRLRDNYELLEDEYKESLKRQAMLDAKVQELCRAHLLLPQDKVEELYASLNKKNAEIYVQRWKQMQRAGPARTRLFAWSMLDLEILILADPSIDGMENATKALREMDAETPWPEDGLEFSALWVRGISLKCAEWKLHLRDFPQPLLLVESLSVWGRLAGAEALAPPRARRTVRIEIGAPWKDIVVERGMTSLKYYHDLNWDIDKFRYAFGPCWEPVIAQCNLSFEKILHPSRDPSPPLPFWDKMRLALHGRLTLCVKQLTVLLHGSLDPYNTTEEMELTWSGLELDWTQGKIIVKGDLDVYVRTASKYDDCRLLHLPNVRLSIKLAWVCLGDPRDHHAAIPCAADRLPEYSSNQEHDSFRAFRSQNLNVSLSLETKPISGSPALTSAPTALLYGSTLRWFENLKFILSGATRPTRKGPLFKNIRPRKKQLSRHYRKVRLTLAFHRFHVSYWMSFAMQRGFEVTGGRVACSSEHNLSLHPIGDGLIHRPRAEWSVVYMNCELSDAEIWLKSALQEDEESASLRQPVEKCYCLSVARVSYGREAMVTGVSGGDTPTHRLVVHDLKGAWTKTNRDVAFALFDSFIKTQQLKKNLSTAALKGFHRENSVTAHKNRTRAVESQNAAAQISSSSATKPQQGEAVGMLQRLIAEAANKPVAFSDDLSVQTRGQQLRGLAACHQDDVLHKNWLIALVNSQVLLKGIETRGYVILSAAKAEILQRIHQPVWKERTLVSKTTWVGSLECMQYYATVSANIDENIDDNIMWLTLDNIQEKDSTVIAGLPDVPALVGSGQSVGGVVSQTVGGGGGPQHQLQRIVSRCKCEFFYVGYGQVLDVGSIDQVPPPPREEIL is encoded by the exons ATGACTGGATTAATCGTCTTTTGTACGATTTGCTTTGTCCTCTACTGCATTTTCACCTG GGTGATACCGAGACTTCTAGCATGGCTAGTGAAGAGACGATACAAAATTTATCTACGAGTCGGCCACATTTCACTACTGTATTTTATACTTCGGGACGTAAATGTTTCTAAAAATGGTTTTACGTTG caAGTTGAAGAAATCAGTATACGTAGCAGTCTCTTTAGCAGCGATGTAGCAAAACTTTTGGCAGTTATCATGAAAGACGTTAGAATTAATAAGGATGTCCCAATGAAAATTCCATGCGTGACAAAGAAACCCAAACACCCAGTGGATTTTAGGAATAAGAATATTCCACCCATAATTATAACGTTTGTACAG TTTATGGCTGTGCACGTAGAAAATCTAAGTCTTCTGGTTTTGGGTAATGGTTGGCTTGCTAATGGGAGCGCAGAAAGTCTCACTTTGGATGGTAGCGTTGTTCATGGAGCTCGTACTCTTCTTGCGTCTGCAGCCGTTATGGGTGGCGCGATGAAATTGTTACGCCATGCGTCGGATGCGTGTCTTTCACAAGTATTCTTTGCCGGTACTGCGGAAGCTACTTTAAAAGCGCAAGGAGAACTTTCTGTAGAG AAATTGTACATCGGAATAACGCAGACAGAGGGTTCTGGAGGAGCAGGTCTAATTACTTTCTTCAAAGACAGAAGCTCATTAACTGCAACATCTTCGTATTCTGATGCACGCGTCGATTCTTCCAGTGATTTATTGGCTCGATTAGCACCGGTTATACCGAAG GATTTCATGCTGAAAGTAGGAAATACTTCTATAATCACGGGTAGAGAAGATGGCGTAGTACTTGGTTTCGAAGGTACAATGAAAGGTCTTcaaattaatacaaaatttcaaCCATGTGCGTCACAGTTAAACCTTACTTTAAATTTGGACGGGCTGTCTGTTCGTAGCAAACTTCCTATTTTGACGTTGCGATCCTTATTAATAAATTCAAAG GTGGAACAGAATGTTTTGCAAATTGCTACTCAAATCAATAATCTTTCCATTATTTATGATCATAAAGATTGGGAGACGATATTATGCAGCACTGATCATGAAATTTCAAGACCTGTCGGTAGTATaacgttaaaaaataaattacctTGGTTAGATGTAAGGGTGAACACCGAATTTTATGATTCCTCCTTAAGTGTCAAGTTATTGGATGTTGATGAAGTTTCGTGCGGAGTAGCTCATATGAAATGTTCTCTAAATACGCTTACAG ACACGACCGATGGTTGGAATACGGAATTAGTAGTGGAATCTCTATATTGTACTTTAAACGGTTCCAGTACCGTTACCGCGGAAACATCCCATCGATGGGGAACACCTCTGTCTATCGGAGTATTGTTAGCTACAACGCGTACCAATGCTATAGGAATTGCAGTAGACGCTCTCGTAACTGAATGGAGTTTAGAACTTGCTAGATTTCTTGAAGAGGCGTTTAA ATGTTGTCAAAGGTACAGAAAATCTGAAACAATGAAGAAGACCCGAGAATCGGACAACGTTATTCAATTGAATCTCAAAATTACGAAttgcaatttattttttatcgcgGAAAATAATC TATCTGTAATGGCACGTTTGGACACTGCGAGTTTGGAGCACAGTGCAAAACGGCTTGTAGCCGTAGCGGAAGGTGTGAGCGCGATAACTCTGAATAAAAACGAGCCGATTATTTGTCAACACGCACAAGCATTAGTTCATCCATTTTTAGCTATAAGAAAATGTAAAGGCGCTGTCGCTTCCGAAACGATAAATATTAGTCTAGATGGTACCAATTTAGCCTGGAGTCCGAATTTACATCTTCGACTTCTACAGCTATGGCTAGAGTCTGTAGATTTTAGATCGATTATAGGTCAAGATGCATCACCGATCGATGTTCAAG ACAAACAAGTTGAAAAGCAGAAACGGGTGGTGGATATACTGGCCACCGGTGGTATTAATTTGTCAATTGATATATCTCCGAAACACTTTCTGGAACTTTCGTCGGATCAGTTGCGTTGGTCGCAAGGAGAATGGAGGTTAAATTATGTTCGCGCTACATTAGATATGGCCGACATAATTATGATAGAGGGTTTCGAACTTGTTAAAGCATCGGAAAATAAAGAAATACGAATAGAAAGACAAAGTAACGAGGGTTTTGTTCTGGATTGGAACGAGACTTGGGTGCTTAACATCGAATCGGTGAAGGCTTGCTTCCCATACGAGCATCAGTTCACTGACGCTATCCAAAACGAATTGTTTAGTATAAGGAAATGGTTGAAGGAAATTCATTCTGCTTCGGGCGGGAAAAAAGAAAAGCGTTTACCGCGCGATTTGATTCTGAAG ATAAAAGAGTGGGTATTCGAAGTGAGCGATGACCCGTTCGAGGTACGGTTGCGGGACAATTACGAGCTTTTGGAGGACGAGTACAAGGAAAGCTTGAAACGTCAGGCGATGCTCGATGCTAAAGTTCAAGAGCTTTGTCGTGCTCATTTGTTACTGCCCCAGGATAAAGTCGAAGAATTATATGCCAGTTTAAATAAGAAGAACGCCGAGATTTACGTGCAAAGATGGAAGCAAATGCAGCGCGCTGGCCCAGCGAGAACGCGATTGTTCGCGTGGTCTATGCTAGATCTCGAAATATTGATCTTAGCAGATCCGTCGATCGACGGTATGGAGAATGCGACAAAAGCTCTCCGGGAAATGGACGCAGAGACGCCTTGGCCCGAGGATGGTCTCGAGTTTAGCGCGCTCTGGGTCAGAGGAATAAGCCTGAAATGCGCCGAATGGAAGCTACACTTACGAGATTTCCCACAGCCGTTGTTACTAGTTGAAAGTTTAAGCGTGTGGGGTAGACTggctggcgcggaggccctggcaCCGCCGAGAGCAAGGCGTACCGTGAGAATCGAGATCGGCGCGCCTTGGAAGGATATCGTTGTAGAAAGAGGAATGACGTCCTTGAAATATTATCACGATCTGAATTGGGATATCGATAAATTTCGATACGCTTTTGGACCGTGTTGGGAACCGGTGATAGCGCAGTGCAATCTCAGCTTCGAGAAAATACTCCATCCGTCGCGAGACCCGAGTCCTCCGTTACCATTCTGGGATAAAATGCGACTGGCTCTTCACGGAAGATTAACGCTTTGCGTGAAACAGTTGACGGTTTTGCTTCATGGTTCGCTAGATCCGTACAACACAACGGAAGAGATGGAACTGACATGGTCGGGGCTGGAACTGGATTGGACACAGGGAAAGATTATCGTGAAAGGGGATCTGGACGTTTACGTTCGCACGGCGAGCAAATACGACGATTGCAGATTGCTTCATCTACCGAACGTACGTTTGAGCATAAAGTTGGCATGGGTTTGCTTAGGCGACCCCAGGGATCATCATGCCGCAATACCTTGCGCCGCCGATCGGCTTCCGGAATATTCGAGCAACCAGGAGCACGATTCGTTCAGGGCATTTCGATCGCAGAATTTAAACGTCAGTCTTTCGCTCGAGACAAAGCCGATCTCCGGGTCTCCGGCACTCACAAGCGCACCGACCGCGTTACTTTACGGGAGCACTTTAAGATGGTTCGAGAATCTCAAGTTCATTCTGTCCGGAGCGACGAGGCCAACGAGGAAAGGGCCGCTTTTTAAGAACATCAGACCTCGGAAGAAGCAACTTAGCAGACATTACAGAAAAGTCAGATTGACTTTGGCTTTCCATCGATTTCACGTTAGCTATTGGATGTCGTTCGCAATGCAACGCGGATTTGAGGTGACTGGCGGCAGGGTGGCTTGTAGCTCTGAGCACAACTTGTCGTTGCATCCGATCGGCGACGGTTTGATACATCGGCCGCGAGCGGAATGGTCGGTGGTCTACATGAACTGCGAGCTCAGCGATGCGGAGATTTGGCTGAAGAGCGCTCTCCAAGAGGACGAGGAGAGTGCTTCGCTGCGACAACCGGTCGAGAAGTGTTATTGTTTGAGCGTGGCTCGTGTCAGTTACGGCAGAGAGGCAATGGTAACCGGGGTGAGCGGAGGGGACACGCCTACGCACAGGCTCGTCGTGCACGATTTGAAGGGAGCTTGGACAAAAACGAACAGAGACGTTGCCTTTGCGCTTTTCGATTCCTTCATAAAAACTCAACAGCTGAAGAAAAATCTTTCGACCGCTGCTCTGAAAGGATTCCACAGAGAAAATTCTGTGACAGCGCATAAGAATCGAACAAGAGCCGTCGAGTCGCAAAACGCAGCAGCGCAAATAAGCTCGTCGTCTGCGACGAAACCGCAACAGGGGGAGGCAGTCGGGATGTTGCAAAGACTGATAGCCGAAGCCGCGAATAAGCCGGTCGCGTTCAGCGACGATCTTTCGGTACAAACGAGAGGTCAGCAATTGCGCGGATTGGCAGCGTGTCATCAAGACGACGTTTTGCACAAAAATTGGCTAA ttgcCTTGGTAAACAGTCAAGTATTGCTGAAAGGTATTGAAACACGAGGTTACGTGATTTTATCCGCAGCCAAGGCTGAAATATTGCAGAGAATTCATCAACCAGTATGGAAGGAGAGAACTCTGGTGTCAAAGACAACGTGGGTCGGGTCGTTGGAATGCATGCAATATTATGCAACCGTCAGTGCCAACATTGACGAAAATATCGACGATAATATAATGTGGTTAACGTTGGACAACATACAG GAAAAAGATTCAACTGTGATAGCTGGTTTACCGGATGTACCAGCACTGGTAGGTTCCGGACAGAGCGTAGGCGGTGTTGTGAGTCAAACCGTTGGTGGTGGCGGCGGACCGCAACACCAACTCCAACGAATCGTCTCGAGATGCAAATGTGAATTTTTCTACGTTGGCTATGGCCAGGTGCTAGACGTTGGATCTATAGATCAAGTTCCTCCGCCTCCAAGAGAAGAA ATATTGTGA
- the Hob gene encoding bridge-like lipid transfer protein family member hobbit isoform X2, whose product MTGLIVFCTICFVLYCIFTWVIPRLLAWLVKRRYKIYLRVGHISLLYFILRDVNVSKNGFTLQVEEISIRSSLFSSDVAKLLAVIMKDVRINKDVPMKIPCVTKKPKHPVDFRNKNIPPIIITFVQKLYIGITQTEGSGGAGLITFFKDRSSLTATSSYSDARVDSSSDLLARLAPVIPKDFMLKVGNTSIITGREDGVVLGFEGTMKGLQINTKFQPCASQLNLTLNLDGLSVRSKLPILTLRSLLINSKVEQNVLQIATQINNLSIIYDHKDWETILCSTDHEISRPVGSITLKNKLPWLDVRVNTEFYDSSLSVKLLDVDEVSCGVAHMKCSLNTLTDTTDGWNTELVVESLYCTLNGSSTVTAETSHRWGTPLSIGVLLATTRTNAIGIAVDALVTEWSLELARFLEEAFKCCQRYRKSETMKKTRESDNVIQLNLKITNCNLFFIAENNLSVMARLDTASLEHSAKRLVAVAEGVSAITLNKNEPIICQHAQALVHPFLAIRKCKGAVASETINISLDGTNLAWSPNLHLRLLQLWLESVDFRSIIGQDASPIDVQDKQVEKQKRVVDILATGGINLSIDISPKHFLELSSDQLRWSQGEWRLNYVRATLDMADIIMIEGFELVKASENKEIRIERQSNEGFVLDWNETWVLNIESVKACFPYEHQFTDAIQNELFSIRKWLKEIHSASGGKKEKRLPRDLILKIKEWVFEVSDDPFEVRLRDNYELLEDEYKESLKRQAMLDAKVQELCRAHLLLPQDKVEELYASLNKKNAEIYVQRWKQMQRAGPARTRLFAWSMLDLEILILADPSIDGMENATKALREMDAETPWPEDGLEFSALWVRGISLKCAEWKLHLRDFPQPLLLVESLSVWGRLAGAEALAPPRARRTVRIEIGAPWKDIVVERGMTSLKYYHDLNWDIDKFRYAFGPCWEPVIAQCNLSFEKILHPSRDPSPPLPFWDKMRLALHGRLTLCVKQLTVLLHGSLDPYNTTEEMELTWSGLELDWTQGKIIVKGDLDVYVRTASKYDDCRLLHLPNVRLSIKLAWVCLGDPRDHHAAIPCAADRLPEYSSNQEHDSFRAFRSQNLNVSLSLETKPISGSPALTSAPTALLYGSTLRWFENLKFILSGATRPTRKGPLFKNIRPRKKQLSRHYRKVRLTLAFHRFHVSYWMSFAMQRGFEVTGGRVACSSEHNLSLHPIGDGLIHRPRAEWSVVYMNCELSDAEIWLKSALQEDEESASLRQPVEKCYCLSVARVSYGREAMVTGVSGGDTPTHRLVVHDLKGAWTKTNRDVAFALFDSFIKTQQLKKNLSTAALKGFHRENSVTAHKNRTRAVESQNAAAQISSSSATKPQQGEAVGMLQRLIAEAANKPVAFSDDLSVQTRGQQLRGLAACHQDDVLHKNWLIALVNSQVLLKGIETRGYVILSAAKAEILQRIHQPVWKERTLVSKTTWVGSLECMQYYATVSANIDENIDDNIMWLTLDNIQEKDSTVIAGLPDVPALVGSGQSVGGVVSQTVGGGGGPQHQLQRIVSRCKCEFFYVGYGQVLDVGSIDQVPPPPREEVSLWERKELSAADAFTLMHHDLDVCTNSLQYAMILDIVNNLLLYVEPRRKERLQRMRFQLQLHSVEDQKRPIQQLQNTVRGLVAKLRRLERETYLVQKALADESSPELLAEMERLEVRVFECKEQLSAKAEELDVMLSCYKETTAPTTASTTLKDKPAAVARVAEICFKHAQWRLTDADGQLGIADLILTNFLYTKTSKTDDSVEHLLELGYVRMTNLLPNQIYTEVLTPTELQSNMPVDRQRALRVFCREKAPVAGISVKEHFEINVVPLTIGLTKKFFNTMLKFCFPERDPEGIEEPPAPQRDSSFYVPIERRDDVEKMKERADKNKLFIYIKIPEVPVRVSYKGNKEKNLEDVRDFALVIPTLEYHNVTWTWLDLLLAMKSDSRRVILSQAIKQKLQIKPRGPQEESAPQEEDKARLLLGARHLPGDARKKGVFKFK is encoded by the exons ATGACTGGATTAATCGTCTTTTGTACGATTTGCTTTGTCCTCTACTGCATTTTCACCTG GGTGATACCGAGACTTCTAGCATGGCTAGTGAAGAGACGATACAAAATTTATCTACGAGTCGGCCACATTTCACTACTGTATTTTATACTTCGGGACGTAAATGTTTCTAAAAATGGTTTTACGTTG caAGTTGAAGAAATCAGTATACGTAGCAGTCTCTTTAGCAGCGATGTAGCAAAACTTTTGGCAGTTATCATGAAAGACGTTAGAATTAATAAGGATGTCCCAATGAAAATTCCATGCGTGACAAAGAAACCCAAACACCCAGTGGATTTTAGGAATAAGAATATTCCACCCATAATTATAACGTTTGTACAG AAATTGTACATCGGAATAACGCAGACAGAGGGTTCTGGAGGAGCAGGTCTAATTACTTTCTTCAAAGACAGAAGCTCATTAACTGCAACATCTTCGTATTCTGATGCACGCGTCGATTCTTCCAGTGATTTATTGGCTCGATTAGCACCGGTTATACCGAAG GATTTCATGCTGAAAGTAGGAAATACTTCTATAATCACGGGTAGAGAAGATGGCGTAGTACTTGGTTTCGAAGGTACAATGAAAGGTCTTcaaattaatacaaaatttcaaCCATGTGCGTCACAGTTAAACCTTACTTTAAATTTGGACGGGCTGTCTGTTCGTAGCAAACTTCCTATTTTGACGTTGCGATCCTTATTAATAAATTCAAAG GTGGAACAGAATGTTTTGCAAATTGCTACTCAAATCAATAATCTTTCCATTATTTATGATCATAAAGATTGGGAGACGATATTATGCAGCACTGATCATGAAATTTCAAGACCTGTCGGTAGTATaacgttaaaaaataaattacctTGGTTAGATGTAAGGGTGAACACCGAATTTTATGATTCCTCCTTAAGTGTCAAGTTATTGGATGTTGATGAAGTTTCGTGCGGAGTAGCTCATATGAAATGTTCTCTAAATACGCTTACAG ACACGACCGATGGTTGGAATACGGAATTAGTAGTGGAATCTCTATATTGTACTTTAAACGGTTCCAGTACCGTTACCGCGGAAACATCCCATCGATGGGGAACACCTCTGTCTATCGGAGTATTGTTAGCTACAACGCGTACCAATGCTATAGGAATTGCAGTAGACGCTCTCGTAACTGAATGGAGTTTAGAACTTGCTAGATTTCTTGAAGAGGCGTTTAA ATGTTGTCAAAGGTACAGAAAATCTGAAACAATGAAGAAGACCCGAGAATCGGACAACGTTATTCAATTGAATCTCAAAATTACGAAttgcaatttattttttatcgcgGAAAATAATC TATCTGTAATGGCACGTTTGGACACTGCGAGTTTGGAGCACAGTGCAAAACGGCTTGTAGCCGTAGCGGAAGGTGTGAGCGCGATAACTCTGAATAAAAACGAGCCGATTATTTGTCAACACGCACAAGCATTAGTTCATCCATTTTTAGCTATAAGAAAATGTAAAGGCGCTGTCGCTTCCGAAACGATAAATATTAGTCTAGATGGTACCAATTTAGCCTGGAGTCCGAATTTACATCTTCGACTTCTACAGCTATGGCTAGAGTCTGTAGATTTTAGATCGATTATAGGTCAAGATGCATCACCGATCGATGTTCAAG ACAAACAAGTTGAAAAGCAGAAACGGGTGGTGGATATACTGGCCACCGGTGGTATTAATTTGTCAATTGATATATCTCCGAAACACTTTCTGGAACTTTCGTCGGATCAGTTGCGTTGGTCGCAAGGAGAATGGAGGTTAAATTATGTTCGCGCTACATTAGATATGGCCGACATAATTATGATAGAGGGTTTCGAACTTGTTAAAGCATCGGAAAATAAAGAAATACGAATAGAAAGACAAAGTAACGAGGGTTTTGTTCTGGATTGGAACGAGACTTGGGTGCTTAACATCGAATCGGTGAAGGCTTGCTTCCCATACGAGCATCAGTTCACTGACGCTATCCAAAACGAATTGTTTAGTATAAGGAAATGGTTGAAGGAAATTCATTCTGCTTCGGGCGGGAAAAAAGAAAAGCGTTTACCGCGCGATTTGATTCTGAAG ATAAAAGAGTGGGTATTCGAAGTGAGCGATGACCCGTTCGAGGTACGGTTGCGGGACAATTACGAGCTTTTGGAGGACGAGTACAAGGAAAGCTTGAAACGTCAGGCGATGCTCGATGCTAAAGTTCAAGAGCTTTGTCGTGCTCATTTGTTACTGCCCCAGGATAAAGTCGAAGAATTATATGCCAGTTTAAATAAGAAGAACGCCGAGATTTACGTGCAAAGATGGAAGCAAATGCAGCGCGCTGGCCCAGCGAGAACGCGATTGTTCGCGTGGTCTATGCTAGATCTCGAAATATTGATCTTAGCAGATCCGTCGATCGACGGTATGGAGAATGCGACAAAAGCTCTCCGGGAAATGGACGCAGAGACGCCTTGGCCCGAGGATGGTCTCGAGTTTAGCGCGCTCTGGGTCAGAGGAATAAGCCTGAAATGCGCCGAATGGAAGCTACACTTACGAGATTTCCCACAGCCGTTGTTACTAGTTGAAAGTTTAAGCGTGTGGGGTAGACTggctggcgcggaggccctggcaCCGCCGAGAGCAAGGCGTACCGTGAGAATCGAGATCGGCGCGCCTTGGAAGGATATCGTTGTAGAAAGAGGAATGACGTCCTTGAAATATTATCACGATCTGAATTGGGATATCGATAAATTTCGATACGCTTTTGGACCGTGTTGGGAACCGGTGATAGCGCAGTGCAATCTCAGCTTCGAGAAAATACTCCATCCGTCGCGAGACCCGAGTCCTCCGTTACCATTCTGGGATAAAATGCGACTGGCTCTTCACGGAAGATTAACGCTTTGCGTGAAACAGTTGACGGTTTTGCTTCATGGTTCGCTAGATCCGTACAACACAACGGAAGAGATGGAACTGACATGGTCGGGGCTGGAACTGGATTGGACACAGGGAAAGATTATCGTGAAAGGGGATCTGGACGTTTACGTTCGCACGGCGAGCAAATACGACGATTGCAGATTGCTTCATCTACCGAACGTACGTTTGAGCATAAAGTTGGCATGGGTTTGCTTAGGCGACCCCAGGGATCATCATGCCGCAATACCTTGCGCCGCCGATCGGCTTCCGGAATATTCGAGCAACCAGGAGCACGATTCGTTCAGGGCATTTCGATCGCAGAATTTAAACGTCAGTCTTTCGCTCGAGACAAAGCCGATCTCCGGGTCTCCGGCACTCACAAGCGCACCGACCGCGTTACTTTACGGGAGCACTTTAAGATGGTTCGAGAATCTCAAGTTCATTCTGTCCGGAGCGACGAGGCCAACGAGGAAAGGGCCGCTTTTTAAGAACATCAGACCTCGGAAGAAGCAACTTAGCAGACATTACAGAAAAGTCAGATTGACTTTGGCTTTCCATCGATTTCACGTTAGCTATTGGATGTCGTTCGCAATGCAACGCGGATTTGAGGTGACTGGCGGCAGGGTGGCTTGTAGCTCTGAGCACAACTTGTCGTTGCATCCGATCGGCGACGGTTTGATACATCGGCCGCGAGCGGAATGGTCGGTGGTCTACATGAACTGCGAGCTCAGCGATGCGGAGATTTGGCTGAAGAGCGCTCTCCAAGAGGACGAGGAGAGTGCTTCGCTGCGACAACCGGTCGAGAAGTGTTATTGTTTGAGCGTGGCTCGTGTCAGTTACGGCAGAGAGGCAATGGTAACCGGGGTGAGCGGAGGGGACACGCCTACGCACAGGCTCGTCGTGCACGATTTGAAGGGAGCTTGGACAAAAACGAACAGAGACGTTGCCTTTGCGCTTTTCGATTCCTTCATAAAAACTCAACAGCTGAAGAAAAATCTTTCGACCGCTGCTCTGAAAGGATTCCACAGAGAAAATTCTGTGACAGCGCATAAGAATCGAACAAGAGCCGTCGAGTCGCAAAACGCAGCAGCGCAAATAAGCTCGTCGTCTGCGACGAAACCGCAACAGGGGGAGGCAGTCGGGATGTTGCAAAGACTGATAGCCGAAGCCGCGAATAAGCCGGTCGCGTTCAGCGACGATCTTTCGGTACAAACGAGAGGTCAGCAATTGCGCGGATTGGCAGCGTGTCATCAAGACGACGTTTTGCACAAAAATTGGCTAA ttgcCTTGGTAAACAGTCAAGTATTGCTGAAAGGTATTGAAACACGAGGTTACGTGATTTTATCCGCAGCCAAGGCTGAAATATTGCAGAGAATTCATCAACCAGTATGGAAGGAGAGAACTCTGGTGTCAAAGACAACGTGGGTCGGGTCGTTGGAATGCATGCAATATTATGCAACCGTCAGTGCCAACATTGACGAAAATATCGACGATAATATAATGTGGTTAACGTTGGACAACATACAG GAAAAAGATTCAACTGTGATAGCTGGTTTACCGGATGTACCAGCACTGGTAGGTTCCGGACAGAGCGTAGGCGGTGTTGTGAGTCAAACCGTTGGTGGTGGCGGCGGACCGCAACACCAACTCCAACGAATCGTCTCGAGATGCAAATGTGAATTTTTCTACGTTGGCTATGGCCAGGTGCTAGACGTTGGATCTATAGATCAAGTTCCTCCGCCTCCAAGAGAAGAAGTCAGTTTATGGGAAAGAAAAGAACTTTCGGCAGCTGATGCATTCACGTTAATGCATCACGATTTGGATGTCTGTACGAATTCCCTGCAATACGCTATGATTTTAGATATTGTGAACAATCTATTGCTTTACGTCGAACCAAGGAGAAAGGAACGATTGCAGAGAATGAGATTTCAATTACAACTACACTCGGTAGAGGATCAGAAACGACCGATTCAACAATTGCAGAACACCGTGCGCGGATTGGTAGCGAAATTAAGAAGATTGGAACGTGAAACATACTTGGTGCAAAAAGCTCTCGCGGATGAATCCAGTCCTGAGTTGTTAGCAGAAATGGAACGATTGGAAGTGAGAGTTTTCGAGTGCAAGGAACAACTCAGTGCAAAGGCGGAAGAGCTTGATGTAATGTTAAGCTGCTATAAAGAAACCACCGCCCCCACCACAGCCTCGACTACTTTAAAGGATAAACCAGCAGCGGTTGCGAGGGTGGCTGAAATTTGTTTCAAGCATGCCCAATGGAGGTTGACGGACGCAGATGGACAATTGGGTATCGCTGACCTTATCTTAACCAATTTCTTATACACCAAAACTAGCAAAACCGACGACTCAGTCGAGCATCTTCTCGAGTTGGGATATGTTAGGATGACTAATTTATTACCAAATCAAATTTACACAGAAGTATTGACACCCACGGAATTACAAAGTAACATGCCCGTTGATAGGCAAAGAGCCCTTCGAGTTTTTTGTAGGGAAAAAGCACCGGTTGCTGGAATATCCGTGAAAGAACATTTCGAGATCAACGTGGTTCCTTTAACGATAG GTTTGacgaagaaatttttcaacaccATGCTCAAATTCTGTTTTCCCGAGAGAGATCCAGAGGGAATAGAAGAACCACCTGCGCCGCAACGAGATTCCTCGTTTTACGTACCAATTGAAAGAAGAGATGATGTTGAAAAGATGAAAGAAAGAGCGgataaaaataaactttttATATACATAAAAATACCAGAAGTACCCGTTCGTGTTTCTTACAAG ggaaataaagaaaaaaatctAGAAGACGTTCGTGACTTTGCTCTAGTAATACCTACATTGGAATATCACAATGTCACATGGACGTGGCTCGATTTACTTCTGGCTATGAAAAGTGATTCTAGACGCGTAATATTAAGTCAGGctattaaacaaaaattacaGATCAAGCCAAGAGGCCCGCAGGAAGAGTCCGCCCCGCAAGAAGAAGATAAAGCTCGACTTTTGTTAGGAGCTAGACATCTACCCGGTGACGCGAGAAAGAAAGGAGTATTCAAATTTAAGTAG